A region of Streptomyces sp. WMMC500 DNA encodes the following proteins:
- a CDS encoding alpha/beta hydrolase codes for MPVRHRTARIDGLDVFYREAGDPAAPTLVLLHGFPTSSVGFAPLMAELAGEFHLVAPDYPGFGRSSAPPADEWAYTFDHLADVVDKLLDQLGLSRYAIYVHDYGSPVGFRLALRHPERITGIVSQNGNAYEEGFTPFWNPLRAYWDEPTPAHREALRSALTPDATHWQYTHGVPDTSLVDPALEVHDQALLDRPGNQEIQLDLFLDYGTNPGRYPDWQEYLREHQPPVLAAWGRHDEIFGVEGARAFARDAKDAQVQLLDAGHFPLTTRFAQSAGLIRDFLRRLSD; via the coding sequence GTGCCCGTACGCCACCGCACCGCCCGCATCGACGGCCTCGACGTCTTCTACCGGGAGGCCGGCGACCCGGCCGCGCCGACGCTCGTGCTGCTGCACGGCTTCCCGACCTCGTCCGTGGGCTTCGCGCCACTGATGGCGGAGCTGGCCGGCGAGTTCCACCTGGTCGCCCCCGACTACCCCGGCTTCGGACGCAGCTCCGCGCCGCCGGCGGACGAGTGGGCGTACACCTTCGACCACCTCGCCGACGTCGTCGACAAGCTGCTGGACCAGCTCGGCCTCTCGCGTTACGCGATCTACGTCCACGACTACGGCTCCCCCGTCGGCTTCCGCCTCGCCCTGCGCCACCCCGAGCGCATCACCGGCATCGTCAGTCAGAACGGCAACGCCTACGAGGAGGGGTTCACCCCCTTCTGGAACCCGCTGCGTGCGTACTGGGACGAGCCCACGCCGGCCCACCGCGAGGCGCTCCGCTCCGCCCTCACCCCGGACGCCACGCACTGGCAGTACACCCACGGCGTCCCGGACACCTCGCTGGTCGACCCGGCGCTGGAGGTGCACGACCAGGCCCTGCTGGACCGGCCGGGCAACCAGGAGATCCAGCTCGACCTCTTCCTCGACTACGGCACGAACCCCGGCCGTTACCCCGACTGGCAGGAGTACCTGCGCGAACACCAGCCGCCGGTGCTCGCCGCCTGGGGGCGGCACGACGAGATCTTCGGGGTGGAGGGGGCGCGGGCCTTCGCCCGGGACGCCAAGGACGCGCAGGTGCAGTTGCTGGACGCCGGGCACTTCCCGCTGACCACACGGTTCGCGCAGAGCGCGGGGCTGATACGGGACTTCCTGCGCCGGCTCTCCGACTGA
- a CDS encoding trehalose-6-phosphate synthase, which yields MVESPGAPLLVASNRGPVSYAVGDGGDLTAKRGGGGLVSGLSAVGSDAGALWVCAALGDGDREAVRRGVGEPGVRMLGIDPDVFHDAYNGVANSVLWFVHHMLYDIPVAPVFDAAFRRQWDAYATYNRAFADALADGAADGAAVFVQDYHLCLVPGMLRERRPDLRISHFTHTPWAPPEYFRLLPDDIAAALLRGLLGADRIGFHTDRWAEAFVSCCRDVLGDEAEVARAGEDAGGKGTTRVDVHALGADAEFLRERSRRPDVEERMAALREQIGGVDRKVLVRVDRTELSKNIVRGLLAYRRLLEARPEWRGRVVKLAFAYPSRQDLPVYRDYTAEVRRLAAEINEEYGTAGWQPVVLHVEDDFARSLAAYRLADVALVNPLRDGMNLVAKEIPVVSDDGCALVLSREAGAYAELGGDALVVHPYDVEATAEALLAALSMPRDERARRTERLAAAATALPPQAWFLAQVDALRG from the coding sequence ATGGTCGAGTCCCCCGGTGCCCCCCTGCTCGTCGCGTCCAACCGCGGGCCCGTCTCGTACGCCGTCGGCGACGGCGGTGACCTCACCGCCAAGCGCGGCGGCGGCGGGCTCGTGTCCGGGCTCAGTGCCGTCGGGTCCGACGCCGGGGCGCTGTGGGTGTGTGCCGCGCTGGGCGACGGGGACCGGGAGGCCGTGCGGCGCGGGGTGGGCGAGCCCGGGGTGCGGATGCTCGGCATCGACCCCGACGTCTTCCACGACGCGTACAACGGCGTCGCGAACTCCGTCCTGTGGTTCGTGCACCACATGCTCTACGACATCCCCGTCGCCCCGGTCTTCGACGCCGCGTTCCGCCGGCAGTGGGACGCGTACGCGACGTACAACCGCGCCTTCGCCGACGCCCTCGCCGACGGCGCCGCCGACGGCGCCGCGGTGTTCGTGCAGGACTACCACCTCTGCCTCGTGCCCGGCATGCTCCGCGAGCGCCGCCCCGACCTGCGGATCTCGCACTTCACGCACACACCCTGGGCACCACCGGAGTACTTCCGGCTCCTGCCCGACGACATCGCCGCCGCGCTGCTGCGCGGGCTGCTCGGCGCCGACCGGATCGGCTTCCACACCGACCGCTGGGCCGAGGCGTTCGTCTCCTGCTGCCGCGACGTGCTCGGCGACGAGGCGGAGGTCGCCCGGGCCGGGGAGGACGCGGGCGGGAAGGGGACCACCCGGGTCGACGTGCACGCCCTCGGCGCCGACGCCGAGTTCCTGCGCGAGCGGTCCCGGCGGCCGGACGTGGAGGAGCGGATGGCGGCCCTGCGCGAGCAGATCGGCGGCGTGGACCGCAAGGTCCTCGTGCGCGTGGACCGCACCGAGTTGTCGAAGAACATCGTCCGCGGGCTGCTCGCGTACCGGCGGCTGCTTGAGGCGCGGCCGGAGTGGCGCGGGCGGGTGGTGAAGCTGGCGTTCGCGTACCCGTCGCGGCAGGACCTGCCGGTGTACCGGGACTACACCGCCGAGGTGCGCCGCCTCGCCGCGGAGATCAACGAGGAGTACGGGACGGCCGGGTGGCAGCCCGTCGTGCTGCACGTCGAGGACGACTTCGCCCGCTCGCTCGCCGCGTACCGGCTGGCGGACGTGGCGCTGGTCAACCCGCTGCGGGACGGGATGAACCTGGTCGCGAAGGAGATCCCGGTGGTCTCGGACGACGGCTGCGCGCTGGTGCTGTCGCGGGAGGCGGGCGCGTACGCGGAACTCGGCGGGGACGCGCTCGTGGTGCACCCGTACGACGTGGAGGCCACGGCGGAGGCGCTGCTCGCGGCGCTGTCGATGCCGCGCGACGAACGCGCCCGCCGGACGGAGCGGCTGGCGGCGGCGGCCACGGCGCTGCCGCCGCAGGCGTGGTTCCTGGCGCAGGTGGACGCCCTGCGGGGGTAG
- a CDS encoding extracellular solute-binding protein, which produces MQRRGFLKAAAGAAGAAALPLSACGDGSGGGDVTLKVVAAEYGTGESDTSRRYWEQLAAKFSNDTPGISVDIEIIPWEDIDAKVDKMVKDGNPPDIAQMGPYAEYSARDMLYSTDQLLSIPTQANFVPSLAAAGEVNRVQYGMPFVSSSRLLFYNKSLFEEAGLGTDPEDAPQDWDELLDIAQALKDTGVKIPYALPLGPEEAQGETLMWMISGGGAYTDDVGSYTIDSEQNIHTFNWIRDNLVGAGLTYAAPSETNRRTAFADFVKGDVGMIFGHPTLMQDLRREKVDFGIALKLPGRDGPSESTMGVADWVMAFKANGRRSEIGKFLDVLFDDTNVLKFAQRYDLLPTTVSGVEKLSQGRRDLQPFLDQLQTAVFYPDNKTSWARVNAELKKQIGKAAESGGDPPERVLTNLQSIAESASSTEE; this is translated from the coding sequence GTGCAGCGGCGTGGATTTCTGAAGGCGGCAGCCGGTGCCGCGGGTGCGGCGGCCCTACCGCTGAGCGCGTGCGGGGACGGCAGCGGCGGCGGTGACGTCACGCTGAAGGTGGTGGCCGCCGAGTACGGCACGGGCGAGTCGGACACCTCCCGGCGCTACTGGGAGCAGTTGGCGGCGAAGTTCTCCAACGACACCCCGGGCATCTCGGTCGACATCGAGATCATCCCGTGGGAGGACATCGACGCCAAGGTCGACAAGATGGTCAAGGACGGCAATCCGCCGGACATCGCGCAGATGGGCCCGTACGCCGAGTACAGCGCCCGCGACATGCTCTACAGCACCGACCAACTGCTCTCCATCCCGACGCAGGCCAACTTCGTGCCCAGCCTCGCCGCCGCCGGCGAGGTCAACCGCGTCCAGTACGGCATGCCGTTCGTCTCCAGCTCGCGGCTGCTGTTCTACAACAAGTCGCTCTTCGAGGAGGCGGGCCTGGGCACGGACCCGGAGGACGCCCCCCAGGACTGGGACGAGCTGCTCGACATCGCGCAGGCGCTCAAGGACACCGGCGTGAAGATCCCGTACGCGCTCCCGCTCGGACCCGAGGAGGCCCAGGGCGAGACGCTGATGTGGATGATCAGCGGCGGCGGCGCGTACACGGACGACGTCGGCAGTTACACGATCGACTCCGAGCAGAACATCCACACCTTCAACTGGATACGCGACAACCTCGTCGGCGCCGGCCTCACCTACGCCGCGCCGTCCGAGACCAACAGGCGCACCGCCTTCGCCGACTTCGTCAAGGGCGACGTCGGCATGATCTTCGGCCACCCGACGCTCATGCAGGACCTGCGGCGGGAGAAGGTCGACTTCGGCATCGCCCTGAAGCTGCCGGGCCGGGACGGGCCCTCGGAGTCGACGATGGGCGTCGCCGACTGGGTCATGGCGTTCAAGGCCAACGGCCGCCGCTCGGAGATCGGCAAGTTCCTCGACGTCCTCTTCGACGACACCAACGTGCTGAAGTTCGCGCAGCGCTACGACCTGCTGCCGACGACGGTCTCCGGGGTCGAGAAGCTGAGCCAGGGCCGCAGGGACCTCCAGCCGTTCCTGGACCAGCTCCAGACCGCCGTCTTCTACCCGGACAACAAGACGTCGTGGGCGCGGGTGAACGCGGAGCTGAAGAAGCAGATAGGCAAGGCGGCCGAGTCGGGCGGCGACCCGCCGGAGCGGGTGCTGACGAACCTGCAGAGCATCGCGGAGTCGGCCTCCTCGACGGAGGAGTGA
- a CDS encoding MoaD/ThiS family protein codes for MSVNVRIPTILRTYTDGEAEVSAEGATLAEVIEDLEKNHRGIAGRVLDDQGKLRRFVNVYVNDDDVRFADGLQTPTPEGAGVSIIPAVAGGC; via the coding sequence ATGAGCGTGAACGTCCGAATTCCGACCATCCTGCGTACGTACACCGACGGTGAAGCCGAGGTGAGCGCCGAGGGCGCGACCCTCGCCGAGGTGATCGAAGACCTGGAGAAGAACCACCGCGGAATCGCCGGCCGGGTCCTGGACGATCAAGGCAAGCTGCGCCGCTTCGTGAACGTCTACGTGAACGACGACGATGTCCGCTTCGCCGATGGCCTGCAGACTCCCACTCCGGAGGGGGCGGGAGTCTCGATCATTCCGGCGGTCGCCGGGGGCTGCTGA
- a CDS encoding CGNR zinc finger domain-containing protein, protein MARPLTGEPLALDLVNTWWIDQGGPVDFLYEPGALGHWLGEHGLSDAAAGAPDAPDHAALREPLTAARAALRAALDGDEQPLDEILAHGARRPLLRAGRATSEVVVDDPAWLPAWCAAADLVRLYEEQPDRVRRCANPECVLWFYDVSKNGRRRWCSMEGCGNRAKAARFQERHRPR, encoded by the coding sequence ATGGCACGACCGCTGACTGGCGAACCGCTGGCCCTGGACCTGGTGAACACCTGGTGGATCGACCAGGGCGGCCCCGTCGACTTCCTCTACGAGCCCGGCGCCCTAGGCCACTGGCTCGGCGAGCACGGCCTGTCCGACGCCGCGGCCGGCGCCCCCGACGCTCCCGATCACGCAGCCCTGCGCGAGCCGCTGACCGCCGCCCGCGCCGCCCTGCGCGCCGCCCTCGACGGGGACGAGCAGCCGCTCGACGAGATCCTGGCCCACGGCGCCCGCCGCCCGCTCCTGCGCGCCGGCCGGGCCACGTCGGAAGTCGTCGTGGACGACCCCGCGTGGCTGCCCGCGTGGTGTGCCGCAGCCGATCTGGTCCGGCTGTACGAGGAGCAGCCGGACCGCGTCCGCCGCTGCGCGAACCCCGAGTGCGTGCTGTGGTTCTACGACGTCAGCAAGAACGGCCGCCGCCGCTGGTGCTCGATGGAGGGCTGCGGCAACCGTGCCAAGGCGGCCCGCTTCCAGGAGCGCCACCGCCCGCGCTGA
- a CDS encoding SIS domain-containing protein, with translation MAAAEPSRTAAEIATQPGCWRRARQEAEAVPGLPRPGERVAVVGCGTSWFMAQAYAGLREAAGQGHTDAYAASEFPAGRRYDRMVAITRSGTTTEVLDLLAAVRDGAAGTATTALTADAATPVATAADELVTLAYADEESVVQTRFATTALALLRAGLELHGPPAAGVKSVAGAAVDAELAVTQPLPQELAAAVQWTFLGRGWTCGLAAEAALKMREAAGAWTESYPAMEYRHGPMAITGPGRAVWHFGELPEGLAADVGRVGGHLSAESTARGLDPMADLVRAQRLAVTVAEAKGYDPDRPRNLTRSVVLR, from the coding sequence ATGGCAGCCGCCGAACCGTCCCGCACCGCCGCCGAGATCGCCACCCAGCCGGGCTGCTGGCGCCGAGCCCGGCAGGAGGCGGAGGCCGTGCCCGGGCTGCCGCGGCCCGGGGAGAGGGTCGCGGTGGTCGGCTGCGGCACGTCGTGGTTCATGGCGCAGGCGTACGCCGGGCTGCGGGAGGCGGCCGGGCAGGGGCACACGGACGCCTACGCAGCCTCGGAGTTCCCGGCCGGTCGGCGGTACGACCGGATGGTGGCGATCACCCGGTCCGGGACGACGACCGAGGTGCTGGACCTGCTGGCGGCGGTACGGGACGGGGCCGCCGGCACCGCGACCACCGCCCTCACCGCGGACGCCGCGACGCCGGTCGCCACGGCCGCGGACGAGCTGGTCACGCTGGCGTACGCGGACGAGGAGTCGGTGGTGCAGACCCGGTTCGCGACGACGGCGCTGGCGCTCCTGCGCGCCGGCCTCGAACTGCACGGGCCGCCGGCGGCGGGGGTGAAGTCCGTCGCGGGCGCGGCGGTCGACGCGGAGTTGGCGGTGACGCAGCCGCTGCCGCAGGAGCTCGCGGCGGCGGTGCAGTGGACGTTCCTGGGCCGGGGCTGGACCTGCGGCCTCGCGGCGGAGGCGGCGCTGAAGATGCGCGAGGCGGCGGGGGCCTGGACCGAGAGCTACCCGGCGATGGAGTACCGGCACGGGCCGATGGCGATCACCGGCCCCGGACGCGCGGTGTGGCACTTCGGCGAGCTGCCGGAGGGGCTGGCGGCGGACGTGGGCCGGGTGGGCGGCCACCTGAGCGCGGAGTCGACGGCGCGCGGGCTCGACCCGATGGCGGACCTGGTACGGGCACAGCGGCTGGCGGTGACCGTGGCGGAGGCGAAGGGCTACGACCCGGACCGGCCCCGGAACCTGACCCGCAGCGTGGTCCTCCGGTAG
- the otsB gene encoding trehalose-phosphatase yields the protein MGSTSAARLPVPATEAGRAGLAALLADPEQALVAFDFDGTLAPIVPDPDAARAHPGAVPALARLAPRVGTVAVITGRPAAVAVRYGGFAGVAGLAHLRVLGHYGDEQWDAATGTLRTPAPHPGVAAVQAELPGVLETADAWRGTWIEDKGRAVAVHTRRAADPAKAADALRKPLDDLAAAHGLVVEPGRFVLELRPPGMDKGRALTTLTRETGARTVLYAGDDLGDLAAYDAVEALRPEGVTGLLVCSAAMSGEGADALADRADLTVDGPQGVVDLLTALAEALGA from the coding sequence ATGGGCAGCACCTCCGCAGCACGGCTCCCCGTTCCGGCTACCGAGGCGGGCCGCGCCGGTCTCGCCGCGCTCCTCGCCGACCCGGAACAGGCCCTCGTCGCCTTCGACTTCGACGGCACCCTCGCCCCGATCGTCCCCGACCCCGACGCCGCGCGCGCCCACCCCGGCGCCGTACCCGCGCTGGCCCGGCTCGCGCCGCGCGTGGGGACCGTCGCCGTCATCACCGGCCGGCCCGCCGCGGTGGCCGTACGGTACGGCGGCTTCGCCGGCGTGGCCGGGCTGGCCCATCTGCGCGTCCTCGGCCACTACGGCGACGAGCAGTGGGACGCCGCCACGGGCACCCTGCGCACGCCCGCCCCGCACCCGGGCGTGGCCGCGGTGCAGGCCGAGCTGCCCGGGGTGCTGGAGACGGCGGACGCCTGGCGCGGCACGTGGATAGAGGACAAGGGCCGCGCCGTCGCCGTCCACACCCGCCGCGCCGCCGACCCCGCAAAGGCCGCCGACGCGCTGCGCAAGCCGCTGGACGACCTGGCGGCGGCGCACGGCCTCGTGGTCGAGCCGGGCCGCTTCGTCCTCGAACTCCGCCCGCCGGGCATGGACAAGGGCCGCGCCCTCACGACCCTGACCCGCGAGACGGGTGCCCGCACCGTCCTCTACGCCGGCGACGACCTCGGCGACCTCGCGGCCTACGACGCGGTGGAAGCGCTGCGCCCCGAGGGCGTCACGGGCCTGCTGGTGTGCAGCGCGGCGATGTCGGGCGAGGGCGCGGACGCGCTGGCGGACCGCGCGGACCTGACGGTCGACGGGCCGCAGGGCGTGGTGGACCTCCTGACGGCCCTGGCGGAGGCCCTCGGCGCGTAG
- a CDS encoding DUF3263 domain-containing protein — protein MSEGALTERDLAVLALEKRAWPAPGAKERAIRERLGLSPTRYYQLLNALLDDPRAQAHDPVTVNRLRRVRQARRDAREG, from the coding sequence ATGTCGGAGGGTGCGCTGACCGAGCGGGACTTGGCCGTCCTCGCGCTGGAGAAGCGCGCGTGGCCGGCCCCGGGGGCGAAGGAACGGGCGATCCGGGAGCGGCTGGGGCTCTCCCCGACGCGGTACTACCAGCTTCTCAACGCGCTCCTCGACGACCCCCGGGCCCAGGCGCACGACCCGGTGACCGTCAACCGGCTGCGGCGGGTCCGGCAGGCCCGCCGCGACGCCCGGGAGGGCTGA
- the thrC gene encoding threonine synthase, whose product MAVETAPTPGAVDGAPDLGPAVALSCRECGERVPLGPVFACLSCFGPLEAAYDLPGGDAEAAARLRTRIEAGPRSIWRYAPLLPVPADVASKPNLNPGFTRLHRADRLAAELGVTGALHVKDDSGNPTHSFKDRVVAIAVEAARAFGFTTLSCSSTGNLAGAVGAAAARAGLRSCVFIPYDLEHAKVVMAAVYGGDVVGIEGTYDDVNRFCSELIGDPAGEGWGFTNVNLRPYYAEGSKTLAYEICEQLGWRLPDNIVIPVASGSQLTKIDKALKELIATGLVEERPYKIFGAQAAGCSPVSRAFKDGHDVVRPVRPDTIAKSLAIGNPADGPYVLDIARRTGGAVEDVTDAEVVDAIKLLARTEGVFAETAGGVTFGVLAKLVADGRIDPAETTVAINTGDGLKTLDAVAPTSGPSAIIRPTLDSFREAGLAS is encoded by the coding sequence ATGGCTGTAGAGACAGCTCCCACCCCCGGCGCCGTCGACGGCGCTCCCGACCTGGGTCCCGCCGTCGCGCTGTCCTGCCGGGAGTGCGGGGAGCGGGTGCCGCTGGGTCCGGTGTTCGCGTGCCTGTCCTGTTTCGGGCCGCTGGAGGCGGCGTACGACCTTCCCGGCGGCGACGCCGAGGCCGCCGCCCGGCTGCGTACCCGCATCGAGGCGGGGCCGCGGAGCATCTGGCGCTACGCACCGCTGCTGCCGGTCCCCGCGGACGTGGCGTCGAAGCCCAACCTGAACCCCGGCTTCACCCGGCTGCACCGCGCCGACCGGCTGGCCGCCGAGCTGGGCGTGACCGGCGCGCTGCACGTCAAGGACGACTCCGGCAACCCCACGCACTCCTTCAAGGACCGCGTCGTCGCCATCGCCGTGGAGGCCGCCCGCGCCTTCGGCTTCACCACGCTGTCCTGCTCCTCGACCGGCAACCTGGCCGGCGCGGTCGGCGCCGCCGCCGCGCGGGCGGGGCTGCGCTCGTGCGTGTTCATCCCGTACGACCTGGAGCACGCGAAGGTCGTCATGGCCGCGGTCTACGGCGGCGACGTCGTCGGCATCGAGGGCACGTACGACGACGTGAACCGCTTCTGCTCCGAGCTGATCGGCGACCCGGCCGGCGAGGGCTGGGGCTTCACGAACGTCAACCTGCGCCCGTACTACGCGGAGGGCTCCAAGACCCTCGCCTACGAGATCTGCGAGCAGCTCGGCTGGCGGCTGCCGGACAACATCGTCATCCCGGTGGCGTCCGGCTCCCAGCTCACGAAGATCGACAAGGCGCTGAAGGAGCTGATCGCGACGGGGCTCGTCGAGGAGCGCCCGTACAAGATCTTCGGCGCCCAGGCGGCCGGCTGCTCCCCGGTCTCGCGGGCCTTCAAGGACGGCCACGACGTGGTGCGCCCGGTCCGGCCGGACACCATCGCCAAGTCCCTCGCGATCGGCAACCCCGCCGACGGGCCGTACGTGCTGGACATCGCGCGCCGCACCGGCGGGGCGGTGGAGGACGTCACGGACGCCGAGGTCGTCGACGCGATCAAGCTGCTGGCCCGCACCGAGGGCGTCTTCGCGGAGACGGCGGGCGGCGTGACCTTCGGCGTGCTGGCGAAGCTCGTCGCGGACGGCCGGATCGACCCGGCCGAGACCACCGTCGCGATCAACACCGGCGACGGTCTGAAGACCCTCGACGCGGTCGCCCCCACCTCGGGGCCGAGCGCGATCATTCGTCCCACACTCGACTCCTTCCGAGAGGCCGGCCTCGCATCATGA
- a CDS encoding ROK family protein — MRHVIALDVGGTGMKAALVGADGALLHETRRATPREAGPEAVVAAILDFAADLRAAGAEKFGEPAAAAGVAVPGIVDDAAGVAVFSANLGWRDVPFRRLLGERLACPVAVGHDLRTGGLAEGRLGAARDVDRFLFIALGTGIAAAIGIDGRIEPGAHGGAGEIGHIVVRPDGPPCGCGQRGCLERLASASAVGKAWATACGDPEATAADCAKAVESGDPLAEAVWQDAVDALAGGLITGITLLDPRRIVVGGGLAEAGDTLFVPLKRAVRTRITFQTSPQIVPAELGDAAACLGAGQLAWDLLATEVTA; from the coding sequence GTGAGACACGTCATCGCCCTCGATGTGGGCGGCACCGGCATGAAAGCCGCCCTCGTCGGGGCGGACGGCGCGCTGCTCCACGAGACGCGCCGGGCGACCCCGCGCGAGGCGGGGCCCGAGGCCGTCGTCGCCGCCATCCTGGACTTCGCCGCCGACCTGCGGGCCGCCGGGGCGGAGAAGTTCGGCGAACCGGCCGCCGCCGCCGGCGTCGCGGTGCCCGGGATCGTGGACGACGCCGCGGGCGTCGCGGTGTTCTCGGCGAACCTCGGCTGGCGTGACGTACCGTTTCGCCGCCTCCTCGGGGAGCGCCTGGCCTGCCCCGTCGCCGTCGGCCACGACCTGCGCACCGGCGGCCTCGCCGAGGGCCGGCTCGGCGCCGCGCGCGACGTGGACCGGTTCCTGTTCATCGCGCTGGGCACCGGCATCGCCGCCGCCATCGGCATCGACGGCCGCATCGAGCCCGGTGCGCACGGCGGCGCCGGCGAGATCGGCCACATCGTCGTACGCCCCGACGGGCCGCCCTGCGGGTGCGGGCAGCGCGGCTGCCTGGAGCGGCTCGCGTCCGCCTCCGCCGTCGGCAAGGCGTGGGCGACGGCCTGCGGCGACCCCGAGGCGACCGCCGCCGACTGCGCCAAGGCCGTCGAGTCCGGCGACCCGCTGGCCGAAGCCGTCTGGCAGGACGCCGTCGACGCCCTCGCCGGCGGCCTGATCACCGGCATCACCCTGCTCGACCCCCGCCGGATCGTCGTCGGCGGCGGCCTCGCCGAGGCCGGCGACACGCTGTTCGTACCGCTCAAGCGCGCCGTCCGGACGCGCATCACGTTCCAGACATCCCCCCAGATCGTCCCCGCGGAGCTGGGAGACGCCGCCGCCTGCCTGGGCGCGGGGCAGCTCGCCTGGGACCTACTCGCCACGGAGGTAACCGCCTGA
- a CDS encoding glucosyl-3-phosphoglycerate synthase: MLEDVEQWLRTRSWSAADRPLGRLLAAKRALGARGTVSVVLPALDEEATVGAIVAAIRAELMAGAADGGALVDELVVMDSGSTDRTAEVAAAAGARVVHRDEVLPRVPAAPGKGEVLWRSLLATRGEIVCFVDADLRDFDTAFVSGIVGPLLTEPDVDFVKAVYDRPLGGAPAAAAQGGRVTELVARPLLNLHWPLLAGFVQPLGGEYAARRSLLERLPFPVGYGVELGLLVDALHTVGLGGLAQVDVGVRRHRHQDDRALGRMAAAIYRTAQVRLARGHLVRPRLTQFERGADGAFEGRTYGVDTVERPPMGEIREYVERPAA, from the coding sequence GTGCTCGAAGACGTGGAGCAGTGGCTGAGAACGCGGTCCTGGTCCGCGGCGGACCGGCCGCTCGGGCGGCTGCTGGCGGCCAAGCGCGCGCTGGGGGCGCGGGGGACGGTGAGCGTGGTCCTGCCCGCGCTCGACGAGGAGGCCACGGTCGGGGCGATCGTCGCGGCGATCCGGGCGGAGCTGATGGCGGGTGCCGCCGACGGCGGGGCACTGGTCGACGAGCTGGTGGTGATGGACTCCGGCTCCACGGACCGTACGGCGGAGGTCGCCGCCGCGGCCGGCGCGCGGGTGGTGCACCGCGACGAGGTGCTGCCGCGGGTGCCCGCGGCACCCGGCAAGGGCGAGGTGCTGTGGCGGTCGCTGCTGGCGACCCGCGGCGAGATCGTGTGCTTCGTGGACGCGGATCTCCGGGACTTCGACACGGCGTTCGTCAGCGGGATCGTCGGTCCGCTGCTGACGGAGCCGGACGTGGACTTCGTGAAGGCCGTGTACGACAGGCCGCTCGGCGGCGCGCCGGCCGCCGCCGCCCAGGGCGGGCGGGTGACGGAGCTGGTGGCCCGGCCGCTGCTGAACCTCCACTGGCCGCTGCTGGCCGGTTTCGTCCAGCCGCTGGGCGGGGAGTACGCGGCGCGGCGCTCGCTGCTGGAACGGCTGCCGTTCCCGGTCGGGTACGGGGTGGAGCTGGGCCTGCTCGTCGACGCGCTGCACACGGTGGGGCTGGGCGGTCTCGCCCAGGTCGACGTCGGCGTCCGCCGCCACCGCCACCAGGACGACCGGGCGCTGGGCCGGATGGCGGCGGCGATCTACCGCACGGCGCAGGTGCGGCTGGCGCGCGGGCACCTGGTGCGGCCGCGGCTGACGCAGTTCGAGCGGGGGGCGGACGGGGCGTTCGAGGGGCGGACGTACGGGGTGGACACGGTGGAGCGGCCGCCGATGGGGGAGATCCGGGAGTACGTGGAACGCCCCGCGGCGTAG